A region from the Gossypium hirsutum isolate 1008001.06 chromosome A08, Gossypium_hirsutum_v2.1, whole genome shotgun sequence genome encodes:
- the LOC107930518 gene encoding uncharacterized protein isoform X1, which produces MKNLQSTEDIKPSTEDSHEPKTEQQNNQTANGSLADTGSLSASSNNGGKVSCQDIELVQNLIERCLQLYMNRDEVVKTLLNRARIDPGFTTLVWQKLEEENAEFFRAYYIRLKLKKQILLFNHLLEHQYHMMKYPVPPKVPLAPIQNGIHPMPVNNLPMGYPMLQPPIPAAGQPHLDSMGISSCHVVNGVPAPSNFQPMRMNSEKDMLMDSNATDVTPAAPPTTTVSSMSEMPVSPTSVASSGNFPFTASDMSGIGVDTSALDSAFTTDVASSVGLQLGPENGAGNSRDSLRSLDQIQWNFSLTDLTADLSNLGDLGALGNYPGSPFLASDSEILLDSSEQEDIVEEFFVDSVPDQPNSPSEEEKP; this is translated from the exons ATGAAGAACTTGCAG aGCACAGAAGATATAAAACCTTCTACTGAAGATTCACATGAACCAAAAACGGAACAGCAGAACAATCAAACTGCAAATGGCTCCTTAGCAGACACTGGCTCTTTATCTGCTTCAAGCAACAATGGCGGAAAAGTTTCATGCCAAGATATTGAACTG GTCCAGAATTTAATTGAACGATGTTTACAACTCTACATGAATAGAGATGAGGTTGTCAAAACCCTCTTGAATCGAGCAAGGATAGACCCTGGATTCACAACTTTAG TATGGCAGAAGCTGGAAGAGGAAAATGCTGAATTTTTCAGGGCCTATTACATAAGGCTGAAGTTGAAGAAGCAAATCCTTTTATTTAACCATTTGCTTGAGCATCAATATCATATGATGAAATATCCAGTGCCTCCAAAGGTTCCCCTGGCCCCAATACAAAATGGAATTCATCCCATGCCTG TCAACAACTTACCGATGGGATACCCTATGCTACAACCTCCAATTCCGGCTGCAGGGCAACCTCATCTTGACTCTATGGGCATATCAAGCTGTCATGTGGTCAATGGAGTCCCTGCACCCAGCAATTTTCAACCTATGCGTATGAATTCTGAAAAAGA CATGTTGATGGACAGCAATGCCACTGATGTAACACCTGCAGCTCCTCCAACCACTACCGTGTCATCTATGTCAGAGATGCCCGTGAGCCCTACATCAGTGGCATCAAGTGGGAATTTTCCCTTCACTGCATCAGACATGTCAGGGATAGGAGTTGACACTTCAGCACTTGATTCAGCCTTCACAACAGATGTGGCAAGTTCAGTAGGATTGCAGCTGGGACCTGAAAATGGAGCCGGGAATTCTAGAGATTCCCTTAGATCATTGGATCAGATTCAGTGGAATTTCAGTCTTACAGATCTGACAGCAGACTTGTCAAACTTGGGAG ATTTAGGAGCCCTTGGGAACTATCCTGGTTCTCCTTTCCTTGCCTCTGATTCAGAAATTTTGCTTGATTCTTCAGAGCAAGAGGATATTG TGGAGGAATTTTTTGTTGATTCCGTACCTGACCAGCCAAACTCTCCATCTGAGGAAGAGAAACCATAG
- the LOC107930518 gene encoding uncharacterized protein isoform X2, with translation MKNLQSTEDIKPSTEDSHEPKTEQQNNQTANGSLADTGSLSASSNNGGKVSCQDIELVQNLIERCLQLYMNRDEVVKTLLNRARIDPGFTTLVWQKLEEENAEFFRAYYIRLKLKKQILLFNHLLEHQYHMMKYPVPPKVPLAPIQNGIHPMPVNNLPMGYPMLQPPIPAAGQPHLDSMGISSCHVVNGVPAPSNFQPMRMNSEKDNATDVTPAAPPTTTVSSMSEMPVSPTSVASSGNFPFTASDMSGIGVDTSALDSAFTTDVASSVGLQLGPENGAGNSRDSLRSLDQIQWNFSLTDLTADLSNLGDLGALGNYPGSPFLASDSEILLDSSEQEDIVEEFFVDSVPDQPNSPSEEEKP, from the exons ATGAAGAACTTGCAG aGCACAGAAGATATAAAACCTTCTACTGAAGATTCACATGAACCAAAAACGGAACAGCAGAACAATCAAACTGCAAATGGCTCCTTAGCAGACACTGGCTCTTTATCTGCTTCAAGCAACAATGGCGGAAAAGTTTCATGCCAAGATATTGAACTG GTCCAGAATTTAATTGAACGATGTTTACAACTCTACATGAATAGAGATGAGGTTGTCAAAACCCTCTTGAATCGAGCAAGGATAGACCCTGGATTCACAACTTTAG TATGGCAGAAGCTGGAAGAGGAAAATGCTGAATTTTTCAGGGCCTATTACATAAGGCTGAAGTTGAAGAAGCAAATCCTTTTATTTAACCATTTGCTTGAGCATCAATATCATATGATGAAATATCCAGTGCCTCCAAAGGTTCCCCTGGCCCCAATACAAAATGGAATTCATCCCATGCCTG TCAACAACTTACCGATGGGATACCCTATGCTACAACCTCCAATTCCGGCTGCAGGGCAACCTCATCTTGACTCTATGGGCATATCAAGCTGTCATGTGGTCAATGGAGTCCCTGCACCCAGCAATTTTCAACCTATGCGTATGAATTCTGAAAAAGA CAATGCCACTGATGTAACACCTGCAGCTCCTCCAACCACTACCGTGTCATCTATGTCAGAGATGCCCGTGAGCCCTACATCAGTGGCATCAAGTGGGAATTTTCCCTTCACTGCATCAGACATGTCAGGGATAGGAGTTGACACTTCAGCACTTGATTCAGCCTTCACAACAGATGTGGCAAGTTCAGTAGGATTGCAGCTGGGACCTGAAAATGGAGCCGGGAATTCTAGAGATTCCCTTAGATCATTGGATCAGATTCAGTGGAATTTCAGTCTTACAGATCTGACAGCAGACTTGTCAAACTTGGGAG ATTTAGGAGCCCTTGGGAACTATCCTGGTTCTCCTTTCCTTGCCTCTGATTCAGAAATTTTGCTTGATTCTTCAGAGCAAGAGGATATTG TGGAGGAATTTTTTGTTGATTCCGTACCTGACCAGCCAAACTCTCCATCTGAGGAAGAGAAACCATAG
- the LOC107930518 gene encoding uncharacterized protein isoform X3: MNRDEVVKTLLNRARIDPGFTTLVWQKLEEENAEFFRAYYIRLKLKKQILLFNHLLEHQYHMMKYPVPPKVPLAPIQNGIHPMPVNNLPMGYPMLQPPIPAAGQPHLDSMGISSCHVVNGVPAPSNFQPMRMNSEKDMLMDSNATDVTPAAPPTTTVSSMSEMPVSPTSVASSGNFPFTASDMSGIGVDTSALDSAFTTDVASSVGLQLGPENGAGNSRDSLRSLDQIQWNFSLTDLTADLSNLGDLGALGNYPGSPFLASDSEILLDSSEQEDIVEEFFVDSVPDQPNSPSEEEKP, encoded by the exons ATGAATAGAGATGAGGTTGTCAAAACCCTCTTGAATCGAGCAAGGATAGACCCTGGATTCACAACTTTAG TATGGCAGAAGCTGGAAGAGGAAAATGCTGAATTTTTCAGGGCCTATTACATAAGGCTGAAGTTGAAGAAGCAAATCCTTTTATTTAACCATTTGCTTGAGCATCAATATCATATGATGAAATATCCAGTGCCTCCAAAGGTTCCCCTGGCCCCAATACAAAATGGAATTCATCCCATGCCTG TCAACAACTTACCGATGGGATACCCTATGCTACAACCTCCAATTCCGGCTGCAGGGCAACCTCATCTTGACTCTATGGGCATATCAAGCTGTCATGTGGTCAATGGAGTCCCTGCACCCAGCAATTTTCAACCTATGCGTATGAATTCTGAAAAAGA CATGTTGATGGACAGCAATGCCACTGATGTAACACCTGCAGCTCCTCCAACCACTACCGTGTCATCTATGTCAGAGATGCCCGTGAGCCCTACATCAGTGGCATCAAGTGGGAATTTTCCCTTCACTGCATCAGACATGTCAGGGATAGGAGTTGACACTTCAGCACTTGATTCAGCCTTCACAACAGATGTGGCAAGTTCAGTAGGATTGCAGCTGGGACCTGAAAATGGAGCCGGGAATTCTAGAGATTCCCTTAGATCATTGGATCAGATTCAGTGGAATTTCAGTCTTACAGATCTGACAGCAGACTTGTCAAACTTGGGAG ATTTAGGAGCCCTTGGGAACTATCCTGGTTCTCCTTTCCTTGCCTCTGATTCAGAAATTTTGCTTGATTCTTCAGAGCAAGAGGATATTG TGGAGGAATTTTTTGTTGATTCCGTACCTGACCAGCCAAACTCTCCATCTGAGGAAGAGAAACCATAG